Proteins encoded by one window of Acetivibrio thermocellus ATCC 27405:
- a CDS encoding zinc ribbon domain-containing protein: protein MFFFAIFGIQDKNKHIGNCNNIVCPSCGRLSMYEVYKYYKYFHIFFLPIFKWDVRYIVKTSCCGCLYELDPLVGKEFEKNPSTEIREENLQRIDRYSPFKYCSNCRTEVPVEYSYCPYCGERL from the coding sequence ATGTTTTTTTTCGCAATCTTTGGCATACAGGATAAAAATAAGCATATTGGTAATTGCAACAATATTGTTTGTCCGTCATGCGGAAGATTGTCAATGTATGAAGTTTACAAATATTACAAATATTTTCATATATTTTTTCTGCCTATTTTTAAATGGGATGTTAGATATATTGTAAAAACATCATGCTGTGGCTGCCTTTATGAGTTGGATCCTTTGGTCGGAAAGGAATTTGAGAAAAATCCTTCCACAGAAATCAGGGAGGAAAATCTGCAAAGGATTGACCGTTATTCACCTTTCAAGTACTGCTCAAATTGTAGAACTGAAGTGCCGGTGGAATATAGTTATTGTCCCTATTGCGGCGAAAGATTGTAA